From one Opitutaceae bacterium genomic stretch:
- a CDS encoding AAA family ATPase — translation MPPRPSNSATTLTGVLERIIFLNEETHYTIAEFRPEGATEKVTLVGAMPGAQCGETLFVRGEWTSHAQHGAQFKVVDFKAELPSSVYGIRKYLGSGLVPGIGKVYANKIVDAFGTETFRILSEESARLRNVPGIGKVRAAAIKKAWDDQRALREIHIFLQTYGVTTSQCVKLVRHYGAAAKDTLMKEPYRVAREIDGIGFKTADRIAINLGFANDAAPRLDAGLLYVLDVLQEEGHTAVRAADLRDQGAQLLEAPLDRVEARLNALVSSGAIVCHSDPSGLPGSSLLQLPAQDRAENRIAAAIHRLLRVPSGLPPIKAQAAVEWAAKNAGFTFADLQRSAVLAALTNKVSILTGGPGTGKTTCLRALVEILKAKKARVHLAAPTGRAAQRLAESTGGFAQTLHRLLKFDPSAGGFTANENHPLATDFLIVDEASMLDSRLAAALLQAIPSRAHLLLVGDTDQLPSVGAGNVLQDLIAYATKPRPAPSDPESSEGPAEGRIVTFPVTRLSVIYRQKGQSQIVTTAHAINSGDPGLPPAVRELTSIQAWADLTFIVADSPEDCLHKTLALCSEHLPRLFPWLNPTGDVQVLAPMHKGVVGVASLNQGLQAALNPHGRGFRGPHGEMRPGDKVIQLRNNYDKGVFNGDIGSIRSLDTEEGTLSVDFDGSLVDFDRGELSDLAPAYAISIHKSQGSEYPVVVVPLLKAHFMMLQRNLLYTAITRGKKKVFLVGEAAAYSMAVRNSESKTRTTHLREKLLQVSAS, via the coding sequence TTGCCCCCCCGTCCTTCCAATTCCGCAACCACCCTGACAGGTGTCCTCGAACGGATCATCTTCCTGAATGAGGAGACGCATTACACCATCGCGGAGTTTCGGCCCGAAGGAGCGACCGAGAAGGTGACGCTGGTTGGCGCGATGCCTGGCGCGCAGTGCGGGGAGACGCTATTTGTTCGCGGGGAGTGGACGAGTCACGCCCAACATGGCGCCCAATTCAAGGTGGTCGATTTCAAGGCCGAGCTTCCGTCAAGCGTGTATGGGATTCGCAAATACCTCGGCAGCGGTCTTGTGCCCGGTATCGGCAAAGTGTACGCCAACAAGATCGTCGATGCTTTCGGTACCGAGACGTTTCGCATCCTGAGCGAGGAAAGCGCCCGTTTGCGCAATGTGCCTGGCATTGGGAAAGTTCGTGCAGCGGCGATCAAAAAGGCGTGGGACGACCAACGCGCACTCCGCGAGATCCATATCTTCCTCCAAACTTACGGGGTGACCACGAGCCAGTGCGTCAAGCTGGTGCGCCACTACGGTGCCGCTGCAAAGGACACACTCATGAAGGAGCCCTACCGCGTCGCGCGTGAGATCGATGGCATCGGATTTAAGACGGCTGACCGAATTGCCATCAACCTGGGCTTCGCGAACGACGCTGCACCACGATTGGACGCCGGCCTGCTCTACGTCCTCGACGTGCTTCAGGAGGAAGGCCACACGGCCGTGCGCGCAGCGGACCTCCGGGACCAGGGAGCCCAGCTCCTCGAGGCGCCTCTGGACCGCGTGGAGGCAAGGCTGAACGCCTTGGTCTCGTCTGGGGCGATTGTCTGTCACAGCGACCCTTCCGGTCTGCCCGGCTCCTCGTTGCTCCAACTCCCGGCGCAGGACCGCGCGGAGAACCGGATCGCAGCCGCTATTCATCGCTTGTTGCGGGTGCCATCGGGTCTCCCTCCCATCAAAGCTCAGGCGGCGGTCGAGTGGGCCGCCAAGAACGCCGGCTTCACCTTCGCCGACCTGCAGCGCAGTGCCGTGCTCGCCGCACTCACGAATAAGGTCTCAATCCTCACCGGCGGCCCGGGCACGGGAAAGACCACCTGTCTCCGTGCCCTGGTCGAGATCCTCAAGGCCAAGAAGGCACGCGTACACCTCGCCGCCCCGACGGGTCGCGCCGCCCAGCGCCTCGCTGAGTCCACGGGTGGGTTCGCACAGACCCTCCACCGGCTCCTCAAGTTCGACCCGTCTGCCGGTGGCTTCACGGCAAATGAGAATCACCCCCTCGCGACCGACTTTCTGATCGTCGACGAAGCCTCCATGCTCGACAGCCGCCTCGCAGCGGCGCTCCTGCAGGCCATTCCTTCGCGCGCCCACCTGCTTCTCGTTGGCGACACCGACCAACTTCCTTCGGTCGGCGCGGGCAACGTCCTTCAGGACCTCATCGCCTATGCGACCAAGCCTCGCCCCGCGCCATCCGACCCCGAGTCATCCGAGGGGCCTGCCGAGGGGCGCATTGTGACGTTCCCGGTTACGCGCTTGAGCGTAATCTACCGCCAGAAAGGCCAAAGCCAGATCGTCACCACGGCGCACGCCATCAACAGTGGCGACCCTGGTCTGCCGCCTGCAGTCCGCGAGCTCACCTCGATTCAAGCCTGGGCAGACCTCACGTTCATCGTTGCGGATTCCCCGGAGGACTGCCTGCACAAGACGCTTGCGCTCTGCTCCGAGCACCTGCCGCGCCTTTTCCCCTGGCTCAACCCCACGGGAGACGTGCAGGTGCTTGCTCCGATGCACAAGGGAGTCGTCGGCGTGGCCAGTCTCAACCAGGGCCTGCAGGCGGCGTTGAATCCCCACGGCCGCGGGTTTCGCGGACCTCATGGCGAGATGAGACCCGGCGACAAGGTGATCCAGCTGCGCAACAACTACGACAAGGGCGTCTTTAACGGCGACATTGGCAGTATCCGTTCGCTGGATACGGAGGAAGGGACGCTTTCGGTCGATTTCGATGGATCGCTCGTTGATTTCGACCGGGGCGAGCTCTCCGACCTGGCGCCGGCCTATGCGATCAGCATCCACAAATCCCAGGGCTCGGAGTACCCGGTCGTGGTCGTACCGCTGCTGAAAGCCCATTTCATGATGCTCCAAAGGAACCTGCTCTACACGGCGATCACGCGCGGAAAGAAGAAGGTCTTCCTTGTGGGTGAGGCAGCGGCCTACTCAATGGCCGTGCGCAATTCCGAATCAAAGACTCGCACGACCCATCTTCGCGAAAAATTGCTCCAAGTCTCCGCCAGCTAA
- a CDS encoding LL-diaminopimelate aminotransferase, producing MIRINENYTKLKASYLFSDIAKRVNSFAAANPDKPVIRLGIGDVTEPLPQVCIDALHAGTDELSKRATFKGYGPEQGYAFLREAIAQHDYAARGCRIEADEIFVSDGSKCDCGNIQEIFSNDVRLAIPDPVYPVYVDTNVMAGRTGANVDGRYQGITYLESTPANGYVPAIPSVATDLIYLCFPNNPTGAVATRAQLTAWVAYARQNKAILLFDSAYEAYIRNPEIPHSIYEIEGAREVAIEFRSFSKTAGFTGTRCAYTVVPKSLVAYDAAGNAHPIHALWNRRHTTKFNGVSYPVQKAAAAIYTEVGKQQVKEMTDFYLGNAALIRKAVAGFGFSCVGGDNAPYIWVNTGRDSWEFFDLLLNQAQVVCTPGAGFGKCGEGHVRISAFNSRENVERALERIGEALKRA from the coding sequence ATGATCCGCATCAACGAAAACTACACCAAGCTCAAGGCCTCCTATCTGTTCTCGGACATTGCCAAGCGCGTGAACTCGTTCGCCGCCGCAAACCCGGATAAACCCGTTATCCGCCTTGGTATCGGCGACGTCACGGAGCCCCTTCCCCAAGTCTGCATTGATGCGCTTCACGCAGGTACGGATGAGCTGAGCAAGCGCGCGACTTTCAAGGGATATGGCCCGGAACAGGGTTATGCCTTCCTCCGCGAAGCCATCGCCCAGCACGATTACGCGGCACGCGGTTGCAGGATCGAGGCTGACGAAATCTTTGTGTCAGACGGGTCCAAATGCGACTGCGGCAACATCCAGGAGATTTTCTCGAACGACGTTCGCCTCGCCATTCCCGACCCGGTGTACCCCGTGTATGTTGACACCAACGTCATGGCCGGCCGCACCGGCGCCAATGTCGACGGCCGCTACCAGGGCATCACATACCTGGAGTCGACCCCGGCCAACGGCTACGTGCCCGCCATCCCGTCCGTTGCCACGGATCTGATCTATCTCTGCTTTCCCAATAATCCCACCGGCGCGGTCGCCACGAGGGCGCAACTCACCGCCTGGGTGGCCTACGCCAGGCAGAACAAGGCCATCCTTCTTTTTGACTCCGCTTACGAGGCCTACATCCGCAACCCGGAAATCCCGCACTCCATTTATGAAATCGAGGGCGCACGCGAGGTTGCCATCGAGTTTCGGAGCTTCTCAAAGACCGCAGGGTTCACGGGCACGCGTTGCGCCTACACAGTGGTGCCGAAGTCGCTCGTCGCCTACGATGCCGCCGGCAATGCGCACCCCATTCACGCCCTATGGAATCGCCGGCACACCACCAAATTTAATGGCGTTTCCTATCCAGTCCAAAAGGCGGCCGCGGCGATCTACACCGAGGTCGGAAAACAGCAGGTGAAGGAGATGACCGACTTCTATCTCGGCAATGCCGCACTCATCCGCAAGGCGGTCGCTGGCTTTGGCTTCAGCTGCGTGGGCGGCGACAACGCCCCCTACATCTGGGTCAACACCGGCAGGGACTCGTGGGAGTTCTTTGACCTGCTCCTGAACCAGGCCCAAGTCGTCTGCACTCCGGGCGCCGGCTTCGGCAAGTGTGGCGAAGGCCACGTTCGTATCTCGGCCTTTAACAGCCGCGAGAATGTTGAGCGCGCCCTTGAGCGCATCGGCGAAGCGCTGAAACGGGCCTAA
- a CDS encoding ABC-type transport auxiliary lipoprotein family protein, with protein MNRTFVGVMVLPFILAFAGCQVLPEPSGDPTVSYVLTGPEIAAGESITSSGDVDVGLRPVEVPDFLRRSRGIVVREGVNQIRPQDLARWAEPLEAGINRVLRERLLSAPTISSVYVHPFPTTASRDFDITIRIIRCEGALKAEGGYFARFAAAYEIVRTDGSNQIVARKVFSAPEFPWDGKDFGKLVQQLSEGANLLSSEIAVELGRQR; from the coding sequence ATGAACAGAACTTTCGTCGGTGTGATGGTGCTGCCCTTCATCCTGGCATTTGCGGGTTGCCAGGTTTTGCCCGAACCCAGTGGGGATCCGACTGTCAGCTATGTGTTGACAGGCCCTGAGATTGCGGCTGGCGAGTCGATCACGTCATCCGGTGACGTTGATGTAGGCCTTCGGCCCGTGGAGGTGCCCGATTTCTTGCGCCGTTCCCGCGGGATAGTCGTGCGAGAGGGGGTAAACCAGATCAGGCCGCAAGACCTGGCCCGTTGGGCGGAGCCACTGGAGGCTGGCATTAACCGTGTGCTGAGGGAGCGTCTTTTGTCGGCGCCGACCATTTCGAGCGTTTACGTACACCCTTTTCCGACGACCGCCTCTCGGGATTTCGACATCACCATCCGGATCATCCGATGCGAGGGGGCGCTGAAGGCCGAGGGGGGGTATTTTGCCAGATTCGCCGCTGCCTATGAGATTGTTCGCACGGACGGCTCGAATCAGATTGTCGCCCGAAAGGTATTCTCCGCCCCGGAGTTCCCGTGGGACGGAAAGGACTTTGGGAAGCTTGTCCAGCAGCTCAGTGAAGGAGCGAACCTGCTTTCCTCGGAGATCGCAGTGGAGCTTGGCCGCCAGCGTTAA
- a CDS encoding MlaD family protein, with translation MKTKISPALVGFFVLGFLILGVIALLSFGGVNFFSKPQRFVVYFDESIHGLDLGSPVKLRGVRVGRVVDLALNYDEKQNMAVVAVTCEFNKNMMRNLQGEMIDVSKRERLEALIASGMRAQLGVQGLATGLLFVELDFPENGEVSPGPKGAPTDLAVVPSTRSAIAEFQASLTEILANVKRVDFPGLAREIHGLVADTRKQINTLNLTDVTREWAKAGAAVTELAQSEELRKVAGNVNALIARIDATVARLDGIVTPASGELTAALAEAKTALTAFKNTAEIARNFISAQSGLSDEATRTLMKFSEAAESISKLAEFIERNPNALLTGRKTGK, from the coding sequence ATGAAGACAAAGATCAGTCCCGCCCTTGTTGGATTTTTTGTGCTGGGATTTCTCATCCTCGGCGTCATCGCCCTGCTTTCGTTTGGAGGCGTCAACTTCTTCAGCAAGCCACAGCGATTTGTTGTCTATTTTGATGAGTCGATCCACGGGCTCGACCTTGGATCACCCGTGAAATTGCGCGGTGTCCGCGTGGGTCGCGTCGTCGACCTGGCGCTCAATTATGACGAGAAGCAAAACATGGCGGTTGTCGCAGTCACCTGCGAATTCAACAAGAACATGATGCGCAACCTGCAGGGCGAGATGATCGACGTCAGCAAACGTGAACGACTCGAGGCACTCATCGCTTCTGGGATGCGGGCCCAGTTGGGTGTGCAAGGGCTCGCGACAGGCCTGCTCTTCGTTGAGCTCGACTTTCCTGAAAACGGCGAGGTGTCGCCGGGGCCGAAGGGAGCTCCGACTGATCTTGCAGTGGTTCCCTCGACGCGTTCAGCCATCGCGGAGTTTCAAGCGAGTTTGACGGAGATCCTGGCGAATGTGAAACGGGTGGATTTCCCGGGCCTTGCGCGCGAGATTCACGGGTTGGTGGCCGACACCCGCAAACAGATCAACACACTCAACTTGACCGACGTCACCCGTGAGTGGGCGAAGGCGGGCGCGGCGGTGACCGAACTGGCCCAGTCGGAGGAGCTGCGAAAAGTCGCCGGGAACGTAAACGCCCTCATCGCCCGCATCGATGCGACCGTTGCGCGCCTGGATGGCATTGTTACCCCTGCATCAGGCGAGCTGACCGCGGCTCTCGCCGAGGCGAAAACGGCGCTCACCGCTTTTAAGAACACGGCTGAGATCGCGCGAAACTTCATCAGCGCCCAGAGCGGCTTGAGTGACGAGGCCACGCGAACCCTCATGAAGTTCAGCGAGGCAGCTGAGTCGATCTCGAAGCTGGCGGAGTTCATCGAGCGCAATCCGAACGCGCTGTTAACCGGGAGGAAGACGGGGAAGTAA
- a CDS encoding ATP-binding cassette domain-containing protein has product MKLPTTVPALEVKDVVCSYGTHIVLENISFTVSAGEIFFIVGGSGCGKSTLLKHLIGLRRPTAGSIAYFGESFTSADPGRRRLLQRSFGVLYQSAALWSSLTVAQNVELPLEEYTDLSVSERREVVALKLAQVGLTGYENHFPAEISGGMKKRAGLARALALDPKVVFFDEPSAGLDPITSRRLDELVCRIRDTLGTTLIIVSHELDSIFGTADRVIMLAKETKGIIAEGPPLELARTSDDPRVREFFHRSGPAADERTATAPSEP; this is encoded by the coding sequence ATGAAACTTCCCACCACAGTCCCGGCGCTGGAAGTGAAGGACGTCGTGTGCAGTTACGGCACCCACATCGTCCTGGAGAACATCTCCTTTACCGTGTCGGCGGGTGAAATCTTTTTCATCGTCGGTGGGTCGGGATGCGGGAAGAGCACGCTCCTGAAGCATCTCATTGGGCTGAGGCGGCCAACAGCGGGCTCCATTGCCTACTTTGGCGAGTCGTTTACGAGCGCGGATCCCGGGCGGCGCCGGCTTCTGCAGCGCAGTTTCGGCGTCCTCTACCAGAGTGCTGCGCTCTGGAGCTCCCTCACCGTCGCACAAAACGTCGAGTTGCCCCTCGAGGAGTATACAGATCTTTCGGTCTCCGAACGTCGAGAGGTGGTGGCGCTCAAGCTGGCGCAGGTTGGCCTCACTGGGTACGAGAACCACTTCCCTGCAGAGATCAGTGGAGGCATGAAGAAGCGCGCAGGGCTCGCACGTGCCCTTGCGCTCGATCCGAAAGTGGTGTTTTTCGACGAGCCGTCTGCCGGCCTTGATCCAATTACGTCGCGCAGGCTCGACGAACTCGTGTGCAGGATCCGCGACACGCTTGGGACGACCCTGATCATCGTTTCACACGAACTCGACAGCATCTTTGGCACAGCGGATCGGGTGATCATGCTCGCCAAGGAGACGAAGGGCATCATCGCTGAAGGACCTCCCCTGGAGCTCGCCCGCACGAGTGACGATCCACGTGTTCGAGAATTTTTCCATCGCTCCGGCCCTGCAGCCGACGAGCGCACCGCCACCGCACCCTCTGAGCCATGA
- a CDS encoding TetR/AcrR family transcriptional regulator: MRKTPKRARSDEQKERRRQTIVDAAEKVIARVGLNNAHFGEVAKQAKLSRPLIYVYFPKQEDLFHAVCERALVGLEEAFASVADKGRTGLDRVVELAHAYYDFAVSRPLYFTVISELQTYGIDPSHANEIERSVFDLSKRLVGVVALAVTQGKKDGSVRSDIGDPVLAAMSVWSVTHGIIQISSTKQKMLKAEFTLDGKDVVDHGFALLRSAFAAGDAGKKKKSSR, encoded by the coding sequence ATGAGGAAGACACCGAAGCGTGCACGAAGTGACGAACAAAAGGAGCGCCGCCGTCAGACAATCGTCGATGCCGCGGAAAAAGTCATCGCGCGGGTGGGTCTGAACAATGCCCACTTCGGCGAGGTCGCCAAGCAGGCGAAGCTCAGCCGCCCGCTCATCTATGTCTATTTCCCGAAGCAGGAGGACCTGTTTCATGCAGTTTGCGAGCGTGCCTTGGTGGGCCTCGAGGAGGCATTTGCGTCGGTAGCTGACAAAGGCAGGACGGGACTCGACCGCGTGGTCGAGCTCGCTCATGCCTACTATGATTTTGCCGTAAGCCGCCCGCTGTATTTCACAGTCATCTCGGAGCTCCAGACCTACGGCATCGATCCGTCGCATGCCAATGAGATCGAGCGCAGCGTGTTCGACTTGAGCAAGCGCCTCGTCGGCGTGGTGGCCCTGGCGGTGACTCAAGGGAAGAAGGATGGTTCAGTCCGCAGCGATATCGGCGACCCGGTGCTGGCAGCGATGTCGGTGTGGTCGGTCACGCATGGTATCATCCAAATTTCGTCGACCAAGCAGAAGATGCTCAAGGCTGAGTTCACCCTCGATGGCAAGGACGTGGTGGACCACGGCTTCGCGCTGCTCAGGTCCGCGTTTGCTGCCGGCGACGCCGGGAAAAAGAAGAAGTCGAGTCGGTGA
- a CDS encoding HAD family hydrolase, which translates to MSRFQTVLFDLDGTLLDHFAAIHLAHCHTTRHFGLREPTFEDVRRAIGGGLEVAIERVFGEANRALVPDAVKVYREFWATNMLHGVALLPGCETLLRKLKSQGITCGVLTNKHGPSARSVLEHLKVNMLLSGIFGALDTPWLKPEREFAKYALDELHASAQTTCLIGDSPYDIEAARNAGFPCFCVCTGTHSHEELVAAGADGVYPDMPALAKAVFNIET; encoded by the coding sequence GTGAGTCGCTTCCAAACTGTCCTCTTTGACCTCGATGGCACCCTGTTGGACCATTTCGCCGCCATCCATCTGGCCCATTGCCACACCACGCGCCATTTTGGCCTGCGTGAACCCACGTTTGAAGACGTGCGCCGGGCAATAGGAGGGGGCCTTGAGGTCGCGATCGAGCGCGTTTTTGGCGAGGCCAATAGGGCGTTGGTGCCCGACGCAGTGAAGGTTTATCGCGAGTTTTGGGCAACAAACATGCTTCATGGTGTCGCGTTGCTGCCGGGCTGCGAAACACTCTTGAGGAAGCTTAAGTCCCAGGGGATCACCTGCGGAGTCCTGACCAACAAGCACGGCCCGTCCGCACGGTCGGTCCTGGAACACCTGAAAGTAAACATGCTTCTCAGCGGAATCTTCGGGGCCCTTGACACGCCTTGGTTGAAGCCCGAGCGCGAGTTCGCGAAGTACGCCCTTGATGAACTCCACGCCTCCGCTCAGACCACCTGCCTGATTGGTGACTCACCCTACGACATAGAAGCCGCGCGCAACGCAGGCTTCCCGTGCTTCTGCGTCTGCACCGGCACGCACAGCCACGAAGAGCTCGTTGCCGCCGGAGCGGACGGCGTCTACCCCGACATGCCCGCCCTCGCCAAAGCCGTCTTCAACATCGAGACCTAA
- a CDS encoding glycoside hydrolase family 16 protein, translated as MRPAHLLLCTLLAFSCQSCTQRPNPGSFGAALATQLSGGSDEAARRYASSDWRLVWSEEFDQGTAPSASIWSHEEGHLRNRELQYYTKGRLENVKVADGVLQIKALREAYSGAHYTSASLHTRGKKEFLYGKLEVRAKIPTGRGAWPAIWTLGSIKEKWPRNGEIDLMENVGWDPEKLHFTVHTAEYNHARGNHKSRAIHIAKPWEEFHTYGLIWTPDKIELFYDGQKVLEYLNEKRGPDQWPFDHPQYLLLNIAVGGAWGGRNGVDDAIFPLEMQVDYVRYWQSP; from the coding sequence ATGAGACCAGCGCATCTCCTTTTATGCACGCTTCTGGCGTTTAGCTGCCAGTCATGTACTCAGAGGCCAAACCCGGGTTCCTTCGGCGCCGCGTTAGCCACACAACTCAGTGGTGGCTCGGACGAGGCAGCCAGGCGGTACGCCAGCTCGGATTGGCGACTGGTGTGGAGCGAGGAGTTTGACCAGGGAACGGCGCCTTCGGCGAGCATATGGAGCCATGAGGAAGGGCACCTGCGCAACCGCGAGCTCCAGTACTACACAAAAGGGCGGCTCGAAAATGTCAAGGTAGCGGATGGCGTATTGCAGATCAAAGCACTCAGAGAGGCGTATTCAGGCGCCCACTACACGTCGGCGAGCCTGCACACCCGGGGAAAGAAGGAATTCCTGTATGGCAAGCTGGAGGTGCGCGCGAAAATTCCCACTGGCCGCGGAGCCTGGCCCGCGATCTGGACTCTTGGCAGCATCAAGGAAAAGTGGCCCCGGAACGGTGAAATCGACCTGATGGAAAACGTCGGCTGGGACCCGGAAAAGCTCCACTTCACGGTCCATACGGCCGAATACAACCACGCTCGCGGGAATCACAAGAGCCGAGCCATCCACATCGCGAAGCCGTGGGAAGAGTTTCACACCTATGGTCTTATCTGGACGCCCGACAAGATAGAACTCTTCTATGATGGCCAAAAGGTCCTTGAGTACCTCAACGAAAAAAGGGGGCCGGATCAATGGCCCTTTGATCACCCCCAGTACCTTCTGCTCAACATCGCAGTCGGAGGAGCATGGGGTGGACGCAATGGCGTGGACGACGCAATCTTCCCGCTCGAAATGCAGGTCGACTATGTGCGTTACTGGCAGTCGCCTTAA
- a CDS encoding ABC transporter permease gives MLSHAAPPAAVETLPQGEGVDVVIRGVWRLQGTRPNQAVIDVGAGKPAWIRTRFAEDVQWDTSLVLWLAKFKSHAEAASIQWIDTDLPGEIRTLIAAAPKAFLEPKSRELVGPLTTLGLITHDLAAKGKDMVQFLGELAIGTVAAAKRPQRFRWNDCLWEMQQCGAMALPIVGLVSFLVGVTLAYTGAIILRQYGGDIYVADLIGLSMVREMGAMMTAVVLAGRTGAAFAAQLANMKANEEIDALETFGFKPFDFLVLPRMVALGLMMPMLVVYANLLGILGGMAIALAILNIPPTAFFVEMTTTVSLLDIVTGLIKAATFGLIVGMSGCYHGLRAEPNAQGVGKAATSAVVTAILLVIVADAVYAVIFNALGW, from the coding sequence ATGCTGTCGCACGCCGCACCACCCGCAGCCGTGGAGACCCTGCCCCAGGGAGAGGGTGTGGACGTCGTCATCCGTGGAGTCTGGCGACTTCAAGGAACCCGACCGAACCAGGCGGTGATTGACGTGGGAGCTGGCAAACCCGCCTGGATCCGGACCCGATTTGCAGAAGACGTTCAGTGGGATACCTCCCTTGTGCTCTGGCTGGCAAAATTCAAGTCCCATGCAGAAGCGGCCAGTATCCAATGGATCGATACCGATTTGCCTGGAGAGATCCGCACCCTCATCGCCGCGGCCCCGAAGGCCTTCCTGGAACCCAAAAGCAGGGAGCTGGTCGGTCCGCTCACCACTCTTGGCTTGATCACGCATGACCTCGCCGCGAAGGGAAAAGACATGGTGCAGTTCCTCGGCGAGCTCGCGATTGGGACGGTAGCCGCGGCCAAGAGACCGCAACGCTTTCGCTGGAACGACTGCCTGTGGGAGATGCAGCAATGCGGGGCGATGGCGCTTCCGATTGTGGGCCTCGTGAGTTTTCTCGTTGGAGTGACCCTTGCCTATACCGGAGCCATCATCCTCCGTCAGTACGGCGGCGACATTTATGTCGCCGACCTCATTGGCCTCTCCATGGTCCGCGAGATGGGTGCCATGATGACGGCGGTGGTCCTGGCGGGGCGCACGGGCGCAGCGTTTGCCGCCCAGCTTGCCAACATGAAGGCAAACGAGGAGATCGACGCGCTCGAAACCTTCGGGTTCAAGCCATTCGATTTCCTTGTATTACCCCGAATGGTCGCGCTTGGGCTCATGATGCCCATGCTCGTCGTTTACGCGAACCTGCTTGGAATTTTGGGTGGCATGGCCATCGCACTCGCAATTCTGAATATTCCACCGACGGCGTTCTTCGTTGAGATGACGACGACGGTGAGCCTGCTTGATATTGTGACCGGCCTGATCAAGGCCGCCACGTTTGGACTCATTGTAGGCATGTCGGGCTGCTATCACGGGCTCCGCGCCGAGCCGAACGCGCAAGGAGTAGGAAAGGCGGCCACCTCGGCCGTGGTGACGGCGATCCTGCTCGTGATCGTCGCCGACGCCGTCTACGCAGTAATCTTCAACGCCTTGGGCTGGTAG
- the panC gene encoding pantoate--beta-alanine ligase, whose product MQTITQVSEMQTLAEDLRSKDQIIGLVPTMGALHEGHLSLIKLAAERSDTVVVSIFVNPTQFGPSEDFGKYPRTLDADLKACEEAGADIVFAPSNEEIYPKGYSTYVVEEAVAKPLEGVSRPVHFRGVTTVVAKLFNIVRPDLAVFGQKDAQQVAVITKMVRDLNFTVDVVVADTLRDPDGLAMSSRNRYLSPGQREEALSLSAALRKAQDMVSKGERRSDRLIAEATHILSQKRRVRVIYIAVVDRLTMDPLREVAPGQAVMAIAAWVDEVRLIDNVVL is encoded by the coding sequence ATGCAAACGATCACCCAGGTTTCAGAAATGCAGACGCTCGCCGAGGATTTGCGCTCGAAGGACCAGATCATCGGCCTGGTCCCCACGATGGGTGCACTCCATGAAGGACACCTGAGCCTGATCAAGCTCGCCGCGGAGCGGTCGGACACGGTGGTGGTTTCGATCTTTGTCAATCCGACGCAATTTGGTCCAAGCGAGGATTTTGGAAAATATCCCAGGACGCTGGATGCGGACTTGAAGGCGTGCGAGGAGGCGGGTGCTGACATCGTTTTTGCCCCGTCCAACGAGGAAATCTATCCCAAGGGCTACTCGACCTACGTCGTCGAGGAGGCGGTGGCCAAGCCCCTGGAGGGTGTATCGCGCCCGGTGCACTTCCGCGGGGTCACGACGGTCGTGGCGAAGCTTTTCAATATTGTGCGACCTGACCTTGCCGTCTTTGGGCAGAAGGATGCGCAGCAGGTGGCGGTGATCACCAAGATGGTGCGGGACCTCAATTTCACGGTGGACGTGGTGGTGGCCGATACCCTGCGCGACCCGGATGGCCTGGCCATGAGCTCGCGCAATCGTTATCTCAGCCCTGGGCAGCGCGAGGAGGCGCTTTCGCTTTCCGCAGCGCTCCGAAAGGCGCAAGACATGGTGTCCAAGGGAGAGCGCCGCTCCGACCGCCTCATCGCCGAAGCCACGCACATCCTCAGCCAGAAGCGACGCGTCCGTGTCATCTACATTGCCGTGGTCGACCGCCTGACGATGGACCCGCTGCGCGAAGTTGCGCCCGGCCAGGCGGTGATGGCGATCGCGGCGTGGGTCGATGAAGTGCGACTCATCGACAATGTAGTGCTCTAA
- a CDS encoding DUF2721 domain-containing protein, whose product MTPVLAQDSILPLIQFAITPVILISGLGSLVIAMTNRLGRIVDRTRLLAVQARPANGPERANLEAQIKIMFRRAKIMRWAMTLIVSSMFVSGALIAVLFASALLHAPMAGIILGVFITSVALMLGGLAAFVADVIVSLKALRVEVAKTLSDIED is encoded by the coding sequence ATGACACCGGTTCTTGCGCAAGATTCGATTCTTCCCCTGATTCAGTTTGCTATCACGCCTGTGATCCTGATTTCGGGGTTGGGCTCCCTGGTCATTGCGATGACGAATCGGTTGGGGCGCATTGTGGACCGGACCCGATTGCTTGCCGTGCAAGCGCGCCCTGCGAATGGACCGGAGCGCGCCAATCTTGAGGCGCAGATCAAGATCATGTTCAGGCGGGCGAAAATCATGCGGTGGGCGATGACGCTGATCGTCTCGAGCATGTTCGTTTCGGGTGCCCTCATCGCCGTGCTGTTTGCAAGCGCCCTTCTTCACGCTCCAATGGCTGGGATTATCCTGGGTGTATTCATCACAAGCGTGGCCCTTATGCTCGGCGGATTGGCGGCGTTTGTTGCAGACGTGATCGTATCCCTGAAGGCACTACGCGTGGAGGTGGCGAAGACCCTTTCGGATATTGAGGACTGA